Proteins encoded in a region of the Watersipora subatra chromosome 5, tzWatSuba1.1, whole genome shotgun sequence genome:
- the LOC137397215 gene encoding serine/threonine-protein kinase fray2-like — MVRFALIVAVNGLRDRDVSRDLMKNPNFTWALLHETLRAREMANNSDRFLRTEAGRSVLRGSPKSNKRYYGSEEHDTSRYGTIGREYNKDSDSRKYRDNYSREGDKGNVGYDRRGSSRWSGGSRDNSYERYGSRDSSRERYRDRESPSEMRDKLSRYRDNSMDRFEGEKYKERRETSRCDERYWDNSTGRSVRFSGSRDKYDEDS; from the exons atggtaaggtttgcccttatagtggcagttaacgggttgagagatagagatgtaagcagagatttgatgaagaaCCCCAATTTTACTTGGGCGTTGTTACATGAGacattgagggctcgtgaaatggccaacaactcggatagatttttgagaactgagg CGGGCAGATCTGTCCTTAGAGGTAGCCCTAAGAGTAATAAAaggtattatggtagtgaggagcatgatactagtagatatgggacaataggccgggagtataacaaggacagtgacagtaggaagtatagagacaatTATAGCAGAGAAGG GGATAAGGGAAATGTAGGTTATGACAGACGAGGTAGCAGCAGGTGGTCTGGAGGTAGTCGGGATAATAGCTatgagcgatatggtagcagggATAGTAGTAGGGAGAGATACAGGGACCGAGAAAGCCCCAGTGAGATGAGAGACAAATTGAGTAGATACCgggacaacagtatggataggtttgagggggagaagtataaggagaggcgCGAGACGAGTCGGTGTGATGAAAGGTACTGGGATAATAGTACgggcagaagtgttagattCTCAGGTTCGAGGGATAAATATGATGAAGACAGTTGA